The window CCAAACCCGATCTTGGCAAGGAATGGTTGGGTGGTGTGGAGTTCCAGTTTATATTCTAACTTAAATTGTTACAGTAATCTGTTGATAAAGTGTTCTTGAAAAGGGGAGGTTAGCCTCCCCTTTTTTGTTTTATCCCTCATTTCTTACCGAGGTCTCCAGTTTAATCCGATACTTTTCGATTTTGGATTGCAGGGTGGGACGGGAAAGGCCGAGCAATTTGGCCGCCCGGCTTCGATTGCCATTGGTGATGTCCAGGGCTTCGCTGATAAGGGCTTCGGCAACCCGGTCTATCAAGACATCAAACCGGTCTTCTCCCCTTTCATTCATCAAGGCTTTATGAGCCCATTGTCTTATGGACCCGTTGACCGTCGGCTCCTGCTCCCGGACCATCGATTCTCCGATTGCCTGGGAAACATCCTCCGGACGGATGGGGTAGCCCCGGCTGAAAATCAGGGCTTTTTGTATGGTATTGGCCAATTCACGGACGTTGCCGGGCCAGTGATAGTTTTTCAGTAGTGTTTTGGATTCCTCGGACATTCCCGGGTTATCGATGTCCATCTCCCGGGCGAAGCGGTCCAAAAAATAATCGGTCAGTCGGGGGATATCCTGAAGGCGTTCCCGCAAAGGCGGAAGCTGGATGGTCACGACTTTCAAACGGTAATAAAGATCCTCCCGGAACCTTCCCTCAGCCAGCCCGGCCTCCAGATCCCGGTTGGTGGCGGCGATGATCCGCACATCCACGGGGATGGGCTCCCGACCGCCTAAGCGCTCAATGCTCTTTTCCTGAAGCAGGCGTAATATTTTGGCCTGGATACTAAAGGGCATATCGCCTATCTCATCGAGGAAAATAGTCC is drawn from Deltaproteobacteria bacterium and contains these coding sequences:
- a CDS encoding sigma-54-dependent Fis family transcriptional regulator is translated as MGVILIIDDDYQIRQSFEKLLTEEGHEVLTASSGETGLSVLRSVLPDLVMLDVRLPGMSGIETFLALREIEPKLPVIIMTAFGTTETAIEATKLGAFDYVLKPFDIPDLLKLINQALEASRFMRSQVDIDILPKTASHEVIVGQSKPMQEIYKAIGRVAPTEATVLIRGESGTGKELVARAVYQHSLRVNKPFLVINCVAIPETLLESELFGYEKGAFTGAVSRRIGRIEQAHGGTIFLDEIGDMPFSIQAKILRLLQEKSIERLGGREPIPVDVRIIAATNRDLEAGLAEGRFREDLYYRLKVVTIQLPPLRERLQDIPRLTDYFLDRFAREMDIDNPGMSEESKTLLKNYHWPGNVRELANTIQKALIFSRGYPIRPEDVSQAIGESMVREQEPTVNGSIRQWAHKALMNERGEDRFDVLIDRVAEALISEALDITNGNRSRAAKLLGLSRPTLQSKIEKYRIKLETSVRNEG